The Deltaproteobacteria bacterium genomic interval TCGATCTGTCGGCCTACGTCTCGGGGGAGATCACCCGCATCCCGGTCATCGAAGGGCAGGCCGTGAAACGCGGCGAACTGCTCGTCGAACTCGATTCCACGCGATATCAGGCGAGCCGCGACCAGCTCTCCGCCGCCAAGCGCGCGGCGGAATCCCAAGTGGCCCTTGCACGGGCAAACCTCGACCAATCCGAGCGCGATCTCAAACGGCTCGAACAACTCGCGACGAAGGACTTGGTGTCGGCCACGGAGCTCGAACGCGCGCGCACGACGCTTCAGGTGCAGGAAGCGACGATGCGCACCGCGGAGGATCAGGCGCGGCAGGCCGGCGCGGGGCTGCGCCAAGCCGGCGACGACCTGCGCAAGACCACGCTCACCTCGCCGCTCGACGGCGTCGTGATTGCCCTCAACAAAAAAGTCGGCGAGATCGCCATCGGCTCCCAATTCACGCGCGACGTCATCATGACCGTGGCCGATGTCTCGGCGATGGAGGTCAAGGTCGAGGTGGACGAAAACGACGTGCCCGCGATCCAGCTCGGTCAGACGGCCGAGGTCGAGGTCGACGCGTTTCCGGACCGCAAGTTCAAGGGCGAGGTCACGATGATCGGCCATTCGGCGAAGACCACCGCCCTCGGCACGCAGGAAGAGACAACGAACTTCGACGTCACCGTCACGATCCGCGATGACGTCTCGCTGCTGCGATCGGGCATGAGCGCCACCGCCAATGTTGTCACCGACACGCGCACGGGCGCGCTGGCGGTGCCGATCCAGTGCGTGACCATGCGCGACCCGACCGCCGATCCCAAAAAGCCGGTCGGGCAGGTGCAGGCCGACAAGCTCAAGGATGTCGCGTACAAGGTCGAGGACGGTCGTTCGAAAATGACCGTGATCGAAACCGGCATCAGCTCCGAGTTCGACATCGAGATCAAGACCGGGCTTGATGAAGGCGCCGAACTCGTGTGCGGTCCGTACAAGACGCTCAACAAGGACCTCAAGGAAGGCGACCTGCTGGAGATCGGCGAGGAAACCGCGCCCACCGAGGACGACCAGGCGTCATGAGCCTTCTTCAGTGCATCGACTTGCAGAAAACCTATGACCTGGGGACGCAGAAACTCCAGGTCCTGTTCGACGTGAATGTGTCGATCGACGCAGGTGAATACGTCGCCGTGATGGGTCCGTCGGGCTCGGGCAAGTCCACGCTGATGAACATCTTCGGGTGCCTCGACACGCCGACGGGCGGGCAGTACGTGCTCGACGGCGAGCAGGTCGCGGGCATGAATGACGACCAGCTCGCCGACGCTCGAAATCGCAAGATCGGCTTCGTCTTTCAGACATTCAATCTGCTGCCGCGCCAGTCGGCGCGGGCCAATGTCGAATTGCCGCTCATCTACAAGGGCGTGCCGGCCGCCGAGCGCCACGCCCTGTCGATGGCCGCGCTCGAGTCGGTGGGGCTCGCCGAGCGCGGGCACCACAAGCCCAACGAGTTGTCGGGCGGCGAGCGCCAGCGCGTGGCCGTCGCGCGTGCGCTCATCAACCGACCCTCGATCCTGCTCGCCGACGAACCGACCGGCAACCTCGACACGCGCACCAGCGTGGACATCATGCGCCTGTTTGGGAAGCTCCACGCCGACGGCAACACGATCATCCTGGTCACGCACGAGGAGGACATCGCCGAGTACGCCCATCGCATCGTGCGCCTGCGCGACGGCCGCATCGAATCGGATCGCCCCGGTTCGGGCAAGACCTGAGCGCCGGAGCGCCGCCGTGGTGTACTTTCTCTTCGAAAGCCTGCGCATGGCGCTCTCGTCGCTGCGCTCGAACAAGCTTCGCAGCCTGCTCACCACGCTCGGCATCGTCATCGGCATCACCACGGTCATCGCGATCATCGCGGTCATCACCGGGCTCAACAAGGCGTTTTCGCGCGAGCTGTCGTCCATCGGCAGCAACGTGCTCTACATCCAGAAGTGGCACTGGGCGTCGAACGACTGGTCGCTGACGCGAAAGTGGAAGGACATCGGCGACCGGGAACTGCATGCGGTGCAGGCCGGGATGACGAAGTCCGACAAAGCGAGCCCGGTTCTCAGCACCGTGCGCAAAGTGAAGTACAAGAGCCGCAAAGCCGAGGACACGTTTGTCTCCGGTGCGGGAGAGGGATACGGCGAGATCCGCGGCGTCTTTCCCGCGTCGGGACGATACCTCACGCAGATCGACCATCGCGGAGCGCGCAACGTCGCCGTCATCGGCTGGGAGCTTGCCGAGCGACTGTTTCGGCAGGAAGCGCCGGTGGGCAAGTCCATTCAGGTCGGCGGGCGGAAGTTCCAGGTCGTGGGCGTACTCGAAAAACGCGGCGACTTTTTCGACATGAATCTCGACCGCATCGTCATCATGCCGATCGAGGCGTTCATGAAAAACTTCGGCCGCCAGCGCAGCCTGACCATCGTGGTACGCCCGAAGAATCCCGAGCAGCCGCAAAGCGCCATCGACGAACTGCGTTCCATCATGCGGCGCGCGCGCCACATCCCATTCGGCGAGCCCGACAACTTCGCCATCAATCAGGTCGATACGCTGCGCGAGCTGTACGACAAGCTCACCGGCGGCCTCTACGCGGCCATGTTCGGCGTGGCGACGATCTCGCTCATCGTCGGCGGCATCGGCATCATGAATATCATGCTGGTGTCCGTCACCGAACGCACGAAGGAGATCGGCATCCGCAAGGCCGTCGGCGCGCGGCGCTCCAATATCCTCGTGCAGTTCCTCATCGAGGCGATCCTGCTGTCGATTCTCGGCGGCATCATCGGCGTCGCGGCGGGGTTCGCGATTTCGTGGATCGTCAACGCCGTCAGCCCGGTGCCGGCGCGCGTCGAGTGGTGGTCGGTGGGTCTGGGTCTCGGATTTTCGGCCACGGTCGGCATCGTCTTCGGGGCGTACCCCGCCCGACGCGCGGCGACGCGTGATCCCATCGTCAGCCTGAGGTACGAGTGATGGCGGTTTCCGAGCGCATCCGGCGCATGCGGGCGCTGTGGGAGGCCGTGAAGATGGCCTTCGACGCCGTTCGCGCGAACAAGATGCGCTCGGTGCTCACGTGCCTGGGTATCATCATCGGCGTGGCGACGGTCATTGCGATGATGAGCATCGTCAAGGGCATCGACAACATCATGACGACCGAGCTCAATCGCATCGGAGCGTCGTCGTTCTTTCTGAAAAAATACCCGTCGATCCAGATCAGTTTCGACTGGCACAAATTTCACAAACGTCCGAACCTCGACATGGATGACGTTAAGGCGATCATGGCCGGCTGTTCGTCGGTCGAGATGGTTTCGCCGACGGTCGTCTATTTCAACGAGGTCGTTCGCGCGGGGAATGAGAAGACCGATCCCGACGTCATGCTCGTCGGCGCGACGAGCACGTACCCCGAGATCGGCGGCATCTACGTGCAGGAAGGCAGGAATTTCTCGACCCTCGAAGACGTGAGCCCACGCAACGTGGCGATCCTCGGCACCGACGTCGTGGAGCGCATCTTCCCCTACGGCAGCCCCATCGGACGGTTCGTGCGCGTCGGCACGCACCGGCTTCGCGTGATCGGCGTTCTGGAGCGTCGGGGTTCGGTCTTCGGCCAGAGCCAGGACAAGCTGATCGCCCTGCCCCTCCCGACGCTGCTCAAGTCGCGCGAGCTCGACGACAATATGGAGATCGCAATCAAGGCGCGGCCCGGCGTTTCGATC includes:
- a CDS encoding efflux RND transporter periplasmic adaptor subunit, with the translated sequence MKRKILWIVLGLVVAGIVALIVVSAVSEPKVSVNTKKVERKDIVQTVSASGKIQPVVKVDLSAYVSGEITRIPVIEGQAVKRGELLVELDSTRYQASRDQLSAAKRAAESQVALARANLDQSERDLKRLEQLATKDLVSATELERARTTLQVQEATMRTAEDQARQAGAGLRQAGDDLRKTTLTSPLDGVVIALNKKVGEIAIGSQFTRDVIMTVADVSAMEVKVEVDENDVPAIQLGQTAEVEVDAFPDRKFKGEVTMIGHSAKTTALGTQEETTNFDVTVTIRDDVSLLRSGMSATANVVTDTRTGALAVPIQCVTMRDPTADPKKPVGQVQADKLKDVAYKVEDGRSKMTVIETGISSEFDIEIKTGLDEGAELVCGPYKTLNKDLKEGDLLEIGEETAPTEDDQAS
- a CDS encoding ABC transporter ATP-binding protein — its product is MSLLQCIDLQKTYDLGTQKLQVLFDVNVSIDAGEYVAVMGPSGSGKSTLMNIFGCLDTPTGGQYVLDGEQVAGMNDDQLADARNRKIGFVFQTFNLLPRQSARANVELPLIYKGVPAAERHALSMAALESVGLAERGHHKPNELSGGERQRVAVARALINRPSILLADEPTGNLDTRTSVDIMRLFGKLHADGNTIILVTHEEDIAEYAHRIVRLRDGRIESDRPGSGKT
- a CDS encoding ABC transporter permease, translated to MVYFLFESLRMALSSLRSNKLRSLLTTLGIVIGITTVIAIIAVITGLNKAFSRELSSIGSNVLYIQKWHWASNDWSLTRKWKDIGDRELHAVQAGMTKSDKASPVLSTVRKVKYKSRKAEDTFVSGAGEGYGEIRGVFPASGRYLTQIDHRGARNVAVIGWELAERLFRQEAPVGKSIQVGGRKFQVVGVLEKRGDFFDMNLDRIVIMPIEAFMKNFGRQRSLTIVVRPKNPEQPQSAIDELRSIMRRARHIPFGEPDNFAINQVDTLRELYDKLTGGLYAAMFGVATISLIVGGIGIMNIMLVSVTERTKEIGIRKAVGARRSNILVQFLIEAILLSILGGIIGVAAGFAISWIVNAVSPVPARVEWWSVGLGLGFSATVGIVFGAYPARRAATRDPIVSLRYE
- a CDS encoding ABC transporter permease, which codes for MMAVSERIRRMRALWEAVKMAFDAVRANKMRSVLTCLGIIIGVATVIAMMSIVKGIDNIMTTELNRIGASSFFLKKYPSIQISFDWHKFHKRPNLDMDDVKAIMAGCSSVEMVSPTVVYFNEVVRAGNEKTDPDVMLVGATSTYPEIGGIYVQEGRNFSTLEDVSPRNVAILGTDVVERIFPYGSPIGRFVRVGTHRLRVIGVLERRGSVFGQSQDKLIALPLPTLLKSRELDDNMEIAIKARPGVSINTAIDEVRALMRVRHKLKLTDEDTFELETRESITRAWANMTGAIFAAAIGIAGISLLVGGVGIMNIMLVSVKERTREIGVRKALGARPRDISRQFLIEASALSLLGGIIGVLIAVGGLTVVTSVTDALPVEITGFAVSLALGFSILVGIIFGVVPARRAAALNPIEALRYE